From Triticum aestivum cultivar Chinese Spring chromosome 7B, IWGSC CS RefSeq v2.1, whole genome shotgun sequence:
ctgtgggcgatcagaaattttaccaggtcgaacttctttatgagttggtggttgtgctcgtcaaaatactCATTGACCACCCACTGTTctccatctacgtttagcttacaccggacgGGACACTCTGTCTTGAGAATGATACCTCTCCTTCGTTCCAgaacgacaggcgcaacacctttccccttcttgttcctccgtgccttgtggcacctcatctcacctctgttgtactcgttagttttcttaatttttctatggtactcggtgttgaccgcaaatccatggaactttgcatatgtccggtagtattcctttgcttcttcgaacgattcaaatctctgcccaatgtacggtggctgaggtaccatgatctttgattgcccaccatcttcatccccttgtgcatcgtcgtcagtttcatcattcactttagtatcggcggcagttccatctacttgagtgttggcagtgcttgtgttcaaaggggtgcttgtcggcattgctggaatgattgccattcccgactctgactcgaaattgtttgcggcatgattgtctgctggctggtggaacgcgtcttccgtgcgctcagagctccccgcagtagatgtccccgcgccgCTGTTCACTGTAGTTGTAGGCCTTGTAATAGAAAAAACAGGTACGAGATTAAGATTTTTGTTTGAATAACATGTGTATCGCAACGGATCACACCATCTTCGagtgatttggcatgacatcatttCAAACAACAAGCCGTGAGGCTGCGCGTGGACATGTATGGCAGCTGTAGCTGTCCAGTCATGGCAGCTACtgttcaacaaacatggcaactactgttttgCCTACCAATAACTACAAATAACAAATGTAGTGCTGTTTTTGTGGTTTAGTTTTTCTCCTTACCTTGTTGTGCTGCATTTGACCATCTTGTGTGGTCCGTGACACCAAAATGACGTGCTCCACCTGCAGTTTATGAAGCTTGCTACGAGATGTTTGTCGGGTTACCACCAGCGTAATAACCTGTAAGCATAGTAGTGGTTGGTCAATTCATGGCAAATGCAGTTTGTGCTAGCACGGCATCTGCAGTTGCCCCTGATGTGGCAACTGTAGTTTTACTGGCATGGCAACTGTACTTGCATCGGTATGGCAACCGCAGTTGTTccttcatggcaactgcagttgccatggcatGTCAAATGTAGTTGCACTGGCATGGCAACTGCAATTGTTCCTCCATAGCAACTGCAGGTGTCTATGGATGGCAACTGCAGGTGTCTATGGATGGCAACAATAGTTGTCCAGGGATGACAAGTGTAGTTTTTAATTCATGGCAATTGTAGATGTCCAGTCATGGCAATTGTAGATGTCAACTATGCTCCTTCTGCTAATTGAGCATCCGCAACTTCACTTtttttatggactcacctgtgtatgacgtcgatggcaggtacatgggtgctgcctgatgccacgtgctgcatgaacGCTCTGCATTTTCACCCGTGATAACTCGTGAGTCCTTTTGCCAGTTTTTTTGCATGTTTATTTTTCACGTCCACAGCAGCATGTGCTCTTTTTTCGTTTTGCATTACCTTGATTAGCCATACTAGCTAGTTGAAGTTGGCTGCCCGCACATTTGTCAGTGTTAGTGCCTTGTGACTGAACTTGCCACGGGGGCCCCCTAagagtgttttggtcataagaacctgcgaaaaaaTGAGAGTGTacgacataagtagaatgtcatcttcatcgttgtgaagatggcaactgttctcttcttttgttatcacgcatcatacctacgcctacatactgttctagtagtggcagcaacggccctgcagagatgagttgactgtactctgatgcatcccaagggggcgtttctggcctttgagaaccccaagcatcagagccatcttcgtgattcattctttccGTGTCCCGCTTCTTTCCGATGTGCTTtcaatcactgcatgaacaagaaggcaTCAACAATCCACAAGAATTGTATTCTTCTGCTGCTTGCACATAGAAGATAGGTATGGCAGGCAACAGGTCAAAATAGGTGGCAGCTACTGACAACGAAAGGTGGCAACTGTCGTTATACACAAGTGGCAATTAATTTTTCCCAACCCCTTCATTCCAAAAATTGTCCTTCCTGTCCTTTTTAGGGATTCCTACTCATCCATTTCATACGCAACTACCTGCGTCAACTATACTAGAAACTTAAGTTAAGCTCAACACGTAGATCACAAAACTACTGGATCTTAGAACTACTGGTgttgccccccccccctatagCATGGATCCAGTACAAGATCGGGGAGATTTTCAGCCTGAAGGATGAGAAGGATGAGATAGGGAGATTTTCACCTGATTTTAGCTGATCGTCTCTGAAGGGCTGGGTTGGAGTGGGGGGCTGGGGGTGGGGAGGGTTGGGGTGTGGTTTGCGGTGGGTTTACCCTATggatctgctctggttgccatggcaaccagagaaggccgGCAACGGAGGTAGGGGTTTGAGAGGTGGGGGACGATGGCGGCAGTCGAGAGAGGCGATCGAGCGGAGGACGGGAAcggctgggtcgtgcgggcagcggGTCGTGTGGCCCTGACGGGGTAGTGCGGGCGGGGTTGCCACGCACCGGACGTGCGGGCCGTGGTTTTGTGCGCGCGGACGTGGTCGTGCGGGCCAGTTCccgtccatgccacacgaggcgggCGGGCGGGTTCCCGtccatgccacacgtgtggcagttattcgGACCCTTGATATAAtcatcagttttgctaaagcacatctagatgtgctctaagtattgcaCATCCAAGTTGTATGTCATTAATTTTATGCATAGATTTGTGCAAGCATATTCTTttgtctttttgtttcttgtttgatTGAGTCACTTGGACGTAGAATAACTAGACGTGCCTTATAGATAGATGATCATCTAGAGAAAATTTTCTACTTCGAAATATCTAGAATCAGGTACTCCGTCGGATTCTGCATGTTCGCTCCTACAGTGattcaaaagtgatcaggcagtaCAAAATCCCTTCCTTTGATGCCATGTTTATTTGGGCTTATGCTTTAGCTTTTGCAATTTTTTCACTTTGGCTGTGATGTATGAAAGCAACTTGAAGGAAATCATGTTACCTGTTTGCAACTCTGTTTTGCCATGATTCCCCAGCGGGTTGAAAATCAAAGGGGCAATATTTTATTCTTGATCATTGCTTTCAGATCCATGAGAAGGTTCATGGAAAGAATAAGAGCCAGTGGGTGGTGATGGGGAGAGAAATAATAATAATTGTGATGATCCAAgtccaacaccatgtccaccagACCACTGCCATGAGGAAGCATGGATGGCAAATAACAAAAACATGATCGGTCTACACAACTCAAGATTTGGAGATACCACTAAACAATGTGTTCGTTTTACAGGACCACGTGTCTCGTAAATTAGTAGTAGTAGTGAGATGTAAATGAGAGACCTCTGCAGCTTGTGCTAGTTTCCAATAATTCTGGGCTTGAGGAGGATCTGACGCTGAGCTCCCTGATGAAGCGGACGAGACGCTCCAACTCCGACGACGACGACCCCGTCTCCGCAACATCCAGCCTCAACTGCTGCGCCATGGCTTGGGCCGCTGCCCTGATCTCGTCGGATGCCATGGCCTCTCTCACCGTCCTCTCCACGACCCCTCTCTGGCAGACGTCCTTCATGTCCAGCCCCGTCCTCCAGACGGCGCCCACGAAGCGGCTGTTGGTCTGctggtcgacgaagaagggccagcACACCATCGGCATGCCCTCGACGGCGCACTCCAGCGTCGAGTTCCATCCGGCGTGTGTCAGAAAGCAACCCACCGCCCGGTGCCGCAACACGTCCCGCTGAGGAGCCCACTCGACGACGCGCCCCTTGCCTCCCGCTGCCCCGACTGCTTCTCGGAGGAGAGCGGGGCTGGTCGTCTGGACCATGCCCGGCCGGAGAGCCCAGAGGAAGGCGTACCCCGTGGCGGCCAGGCCGGAGAGGAACTCGGTGAACTGCGCGTGCGTGATCACGGCGAGGCTCCCCAGGCTCACGTATACGACGGACCGGTCCTCGTGGCCGTCCAGCCACGCCATGCATCCGTCGTCCTCCCGCCACAGGCTTGGGCTTGCGGCGGAACTCGACCTGGCGTGCAGTGGGCCTATAGCGAAGACGTCGCTTGTGCCCGACGCGACGTGGGCGAGCGCTGGCCGCTCCATGGACGTGGCGGTGTTGAATATGAGCGCACATGCCTTGCTGGTACGACCGACGGCCTCGGCGAACTTGAGCACCAAGGGATCACCGTCGCCTTGCTCGGTGCAGTAGAGCCCACGAGGAAGATCTCGTCGCCGGAGGAAGCGCTCCATCCCCGGAACGCTAGAAACCAGGTCGTCCGCAGTGAAGGGAGTCTCGCCGAGCTCGACGAGCTTGGGCATACACAGGAACGCTAGGTAGCTGCACGCGCTGTGCGTGACGAAGGAGAGCGCGGGGATGCCGAGCTCCTCGGGGATTTCGATGGCGAACGGCATGGTGCCATCAGCGACAACGCATGTCACTGGCGCATCAGCAGCACAGACAAGCGACAAGAGCAGGGCACGGTATGCGGCGCTGCCCGCCGTGCACATGGACTCCATGAACGCCAAGAAGCCGCGGGGGTGCTCGTCGGGGAGGCCGTCGGGGATGGATAGCAAGCGTAGGCCCGGCGGATGCGCCTGGGCGAGACGGCGGAGGTTGTGCTCGGTGTGGAGGAACGTGACTTGGACGCCAACGTCGACGAGGGCGGTGGCGAACTGGAGCATGGGATTGATGTGTCCCTGCCGTGGCCAAGGGAACACGAGAACGTGCACCGCGGCATCCATCTATGCGGGAAGTGGCAGGTAGTCCAACTCGCAAATTTAAGGGCAACTCGGTCCGGCGTGTAGGTGATCTCTAATAGCATGCGTCCGGACATGTCGCTGTTCCTTAGTTGTATCGGCACGGCAAGAATGTTTTTTTAGGGAAAGGCACGGCAAGAATGTTATCTGTATTTTTACCATGGAAAAGAAAGTTCAATCTTTTTTTTCCCACCCTGTACCAAAATACTGAAATCCACTGAATCTCTGATTTTATTTCAGCCAAAACCGAAACATTTACTTGAAATTTATCCAAATATTTTGTAAATTCCAAAACATTTTGATTTTTTCAATTTGTGTACTATTGAAATGGCTAGAATATTTGATTCAAAGGTAAATATTGCATTGCCTCCTGAAATTATGAAAATTCAGTGAATCACATCGAGAAAACCATGATTTTTACGAGGTCATTTTCTGGTCCATCATCATTATGGTTATCATAATCTGGTTTATCACCATAAGAGCATCTCCACCAGGTGATGTATTTTGGGCACACACAAAATAGTTTTACATCGTCAAAAACTTAATTTTGCATCACCTCAAACATGTTTGCCCCAACACATGATGTAAAATAGGGCATCATTTTGCTCCCGCAGGTGATGTGTATTGGACACGAAAGCGTAGGAACATTGCAAATTTCAAACATGGTCTTGATACAAACTAAAACATGGTCTGATAGAAACTTAAGAGTAGTTCCGATAGAATGATACTTCGACtacgaaacaaaaacaaaaactactgCCGAATACTCATCGAAGAGGTCGTCCCAGTCGATGTCGGAGCCTGACTCGTCGTCCTCGTTCTTCACCGAGTCCAAACTATCGAGCACGACCACCGTCGAGGGTCCAGCCTTGTCATCCTCCTCCATCTCCTTGTTCGCCTTGTTCCGCGACGCATAGAACTCGTATTCCGCCTACACGAGGTACGAATTTTCCGCCGCAAACCTCGCCATCAAGGCCTCATCCTGCCGACTAGAGTCACACTAACCAATAACGGTCTGTGGCTAATTCTTCTCCTTGACGGTAGTCAACTCGATGTCAGGACCGATGAACTCCACGTCGGCCTAGTTGTCGATCTTCGGGAAGTTAAAGTGGGACTTTGGTCGGCTTAGCCGCCAACAAGCCTTGTCGAAGGCGCGGGCAGCGTTGTCTGGCTCATCCCATGAGCCAAGCCATTAGCGCATGCCGTCCTGCGTGATCTTGGCCGAGTAATGGTCGGATTCATGGCCATGCACGATGTGGAAGCTGGTGGAGCTTCGCAGGTGACGATGCGGGGATGACCGAAACGGGCGAAGAGAGGCCAAGGAAGGTGGAGGGGGAGGTTGATTCCGCGGCGAAGGGGCTCGGTGGCGGTGGAGGATTCGGGGGATTCGGTGGTGGCTCCACGACGGATATGGCGGCGGCTCCGACGGATGAAGAGGGACAGAGAGGGGCGGAGAGAGGCGTGGGAGGACAAATCTAAGCCGGCGAGGCGCGGCAACAACATGCAGGTGGGGCCGGTCGGCAGGTGGAGGAAGTTTCGCGCTGCGCGCAGTACATGGGGTTTCAGCCATTTTTACGTTTGGGCAACTGACTACATGATGCATGGTGATTTTACATCAAGCCCTAAAATTGTACCACATGATTTTACATATACATCACACGTTGAAGCTAGATTTTTGTGCACGGTGATGTATAAACCGTTTCTACACCAAGTTATGTATTTTTACATcacttgttggagatgctctaatgctcGGGAATTCGGAGGGCACACACTTGCTAAGCCCTGCCCAGCCACTCGATCGCCTCACGCTTCACGAAGTAGTTGGATCCCACATTATTTTCAAAATATTTGAAAGTTTAAAAATCAAAAGTAAAAAAGAAACACGCGTGAGAGACTCGGTGCCCCTGTACTTGCATAGCCCAAGAGTTGGTACAACCTGTCCTTCATGCCAAAGAATCTTCTCTCCCATATTTTGGTACCATACTACATTGGATTGAATTGAATCTTCGCTCTAACCGCTTCATGTTAGAGCATCTATAGCTAGACTTAGCAAATACACCCCCCTAAACATCTGAATGCGCTCGGTTAGTGTCCCGACGTGTTTGTTTTGAGCCGCCATTTATCCGTGCATGTAGCCATGCTCCACACTTTCCCCTTACATGTCCAGTCACTTGCATGTGATTGTTCGAgatgaaaagaaagaaagaaaaaggttgTTCTTAGTGAGACACGTCCTACGTGGTGGACCGATCAGACGTGTCTACGAGTCTTTATATTCATCCTATATTTAGTCTCAAACAAAGGTGTATGGACAGTCCAAAGTATATGCATGATATAAAGAATCTGGTTGAGTCACTTGTGGATCTAGTTGGGTcacttttttaatgtctcttgtctGGTCATTGATCGGACGCGTCTACAGATGTTGGGCGAAGCTATCGATGCTCCTCCTAGTTTAGAATACGTGCTCACTCAATCAGTTTGACAATGGAGTGGAGAAG
This genomic window contains:
- the LOC123160168 gene encoding myricetin 3-O-rhamnoside 1,2-glucosyltransferase UGT709G2-like; the encoded protein is MDAAVHVLVFPWPRQGHINPMLQFATALVDVGVQVTFLHTEHNLRRLAQAHPPGLRLLSIPDGLPDEHPRGFLAFMESMCTAGSAAYRALLLSLVCAADAPVTCVVADGTMPFAIEIPEELGIPALSFVTHSACSYLAFLCMPKLVELGETPFTADDLVSSVPGMERFLRRRDLPRGLYCTEQGDGDPLVLKFAEAVGRTSKACALIFNTATSMERPALAHVASGTSDVFAIGPLHARSSSAASPSLWREDDGCMAWLDGHEDRSVVYVSLGSLAVITHAQFTEFLSGLAATGYAFLWALRPGMVQTTSPALLREAVGAAGGKGRVVEWAPQRDVLRHRAVGCFLTHAGWNSTLECAVEGMPMVCWPFFVDQQTNSRFVGAVWRTGLDMKDVCQRGVVERTVREAMASDEIRAAAQAMAQQLRLDVAETGSSSSELERLVRFIRELSVRSSSSPELLETSTSCRGLSFTSHYYY